The proteins below are encoded in one region of Nitrosomonas ureae:
- a CDS encoding Crp/Fnr family transcriptional regulator, producing the protein MLTNTSYTFQENSILGALTAAELDSLAPHLELVTLLHSEVLFEDNDMLQYVYFPVTATVSLLCCLEDGSCVEVAMVGNEGIIGISVVLGNNAKTLTQAITKIEGQAYRISVRELKNILARSGGRRAGTLKKLLLRYAQTLFVQISQATACNRRHALEQQLCTWLLSCFDRGNSSNLSITQELIAYILGVRRESITVIAKKLQEEGMINYSRGQIQLKCREKLEIHACECYSIVKNESDRWVIDAKAA; encoded by the coding sequence ATGTTAACTAATACTTCCTATACTTTTCAAGAAAATAGTATTCTAGGCGCATTGACAGCAGCGGAGCTCGACAGCTTAGCACCTCATTTAGAGCTTGTAACATTGCTTCATTCCGAAGTGCTGTTTGAAGATAATGATATGTTGCAATATGTTTATTTTCCAGTTACCGCTACGGTGTCTCTATTATGTTGCCTGGAAGATGGGTCTTGTGTGGAAGTAGCCATGGTAGGCAATGAGGGGATAATCGGAATTTCCGTAGTGCTGGGTAATAATGCAAAAACCCTGACACAAGCGATCACCAAAATTGAAGGCCAAGCTTATCGAATTTCCGTAAGAGAATTGAAAAACATCTTAGCTCGAAGTGGAGGCCGTCGTGCTGGTACATTAAAGAAATTGCTATTACGCTATGCTCAGACGCTTTTTGTACAAATATCCCAGGCTACGGCATGTAATCGTCGGCATGCATTAGAACAGCAATTGTGCACGTGGCTTCTTTCATGTTTTGATCGTGGTAATTCAAGTAATTTATCAATAACTCAGGAATTGATCGCCTATATTCTAGGTGTTCGCCGCGAAAGCATTACGGTGATTGCAAAAAAATTACAGGAGGAAGGAATGATAAATTATTCTCGTGGCCAGATACAACTCAAGTGTAGAGAAAAACTTGAAATCCATGCGTGTGAGTGTTACAGCATAGTGAAAAATGAGTCTGATCGTTGGGTAATCGATGCTAAAGCTGCTTAA
- a CDS encoding cytochrome P450, which translates to MSTNYLERYDATADVEKFPLVRRWMDTEPLPFFKELRAKRPILITPDCTLVTRFDDVREILTMYKVFTVKPYVPKMDNYLMAHDDDALHTREKSLMQFMLNRDDLPRVRNMIADIAKGILSNANGQIEVVNSFCRMVPATLVQKYFGLTGAKREDLIEWSYWNQYDTFHNQPFDLVPPELSQRIIDRHNETSKKLSDYITMLIAKRLLAVKIEKLTFSTIVRLQDDIVTRMLRTSFAKELDFDIKRLGINAGGLLIGAIETTAQAVAQVLQYLFQHSVWLEKAKTAAQKDDPTEFDGIVWEALRFVPITPYLFRTTVSDYTAAKGTDHETVLRAGTYVLPVTLSATFDERAFESPEEFIPQRNWYNYFHFGFGDHECLGRYVGMVMIPEMVRQVFLQKNVEPEGNIDYKSGPFPESYILSWNTQ; encoded by the coding sequence ATGAGTACAAATTATCTAGAACGCTACGATGCTACCGCCGACGTAGAGAAATTCCCTTTGGTTCGACGTTGGATGGATACCGAGCCTTTACCTTTTTTTAAGGAATTGCGCGCTAAGCGGCCCATTCTGATAACACCCGACTGTACACTGGTAACCCGGTTTGATGATGTTAGAGAAATACTGACTATGTACAAGGTTTTTACCGTCAAGCCGTATGTTCCGAAAATGGATAATTATCTGATGGCGCATGATGATGACGCACTGCATACGCGGGAAAAATCATTGATGCAATTTATGCTGAATCGTGACGATTTGCCGCGCGTACGTAATATGATTGCGGATATTGCCAAAGGGATTTTGAGTAATGCTAATGGCCAAATTGAAGTGGTGAATAGTTTCTGTCGCATGGTTCCGGCCACATTAGTACAAAAATATTTTGGGCTGACAGGAGCCAAAAGAGAAGATCTGATTGAATGGTCCTACTGGAATCAATATGATACTTTTCATAACCAACCTTTCGATCTGGTTCCTCCGGAATTGTCGCAGCGCATTATTGATCGCCATAACGAGACTTCCAAGAAGCTTAGCGACTATATCACTATGTTGATTGCAAAGCGCCTTCTAGCGGTAAAAATTGAAAAATTAACATTTTCCACTATCGTTAGATTGCAAGATGATATTGTTACTCGAATGTTGCGCACCAGTTTTGCGAAAGAACTGGATTTCGACATTAAGCGCTTAGGTATCAATGCAGGTGGATTGCTGATTGGCGCCATTGAGACGACCGCTCAAGCCGTGGCTCAGGTTTTGCAATACCTGTTTCAACATTCGGTGTGGCTGGAGAAGGCAAAAACCGCTGCACAGAAAGATGATCCTACTGAATTCGATGGCATTGTCTGGGAAGCTTTACGTTTTGTTCCGATTACACCCTATTTGTTCCGGACAACCGTAAGCGACTATACTGCGGCAAAAGGCACCGATCATGAAACAGTATTGCGAGCAGGTACTTATGTGTTACCAGTAACATTATCCGCTACATTCGATGAACGAGCCTTCGAGTCACCGGAAGAATTTATCCCGCAACGTAACTGGTATAATTATTTTCATTTTGGATTCGGCGATCACGAGTGCTTGGGACGTTATGTCGGCATGGTCATGATTCCTGAAATGGTGCGGCAAGTATTTCTTCAGAAGAATGTTGAACCAGAAGGCAATATTGATTATAAATCCGGTCCATTCCCGGAATCATATATCCTGTCTTGGAATACACAGTGA
- a CDS encoding DUF883 family protein, with translation MATADEFSKEMDQIKKDFASLRNDIGSILTSVKDLAEKQGQNVSDLAHDAEKTVKNQAKEAGENMEKYIEERPLTSALVAFGSGFIIGMLLSNRR, from the coding sequence ATGGCAACAGCAGATGAATTTAGTAAAGAAATGGATCAAATAAAGAAAGATTTCGCCAGTTTGCGGAATGATATCGGTTCGATATTGACTTCAGTGAAGGATCTGGCAGAAAAACAGGGGCAGAACGTTTCTGACTTAGCTCACGATGCCGAGAAGACTGTTAAGAATCAAGCTAAAGAAGCCGGAGAGAATATGGAGAAATATATCGAAGAAAGACCATTAACCAGCGCGCTGGTTGCCTTTGGCAGCGGTTTTATAATCGGTATGCTACTGAGTAATAGACGCTAA
- a CDS encoding phage holin family protein gives MLPKLLAEILAAETAKLWKGSVRLAIIMAFLGLSVMAMVVGMIFVLIGLYLSLAEAMPYWQAGAIVGGGVFLFAALLLIIISQQGHSAPLKSDSLTTQISDDSTAQLGSAIGNIVAKSNIKTSDIVLTVLISGIVLGASPSLRQQIMTVLSEVAKSKSKDK, from the coding sequence ATGCTACCAAAATTGTTGGCCGAGATACTTGCTGCTGAAACAGCCAAGTTATGGAAAGGATCAGTCAGATTGGCCATAATCATGGCCTTTCTGGGATTATCCGTGATGGCAATGGTCGTGGGTATGATTTTTGTGCTTATTGGCTTGTATTTATCATTAGCAGAGGCAATGCCTTACTGGCAAGCTGGAGCGATTGTTGGTGGCGGGGTGTTTTTATTTGCTGCCTTATTGCTAATAATTATTTCACAGCAAGGTCACAGCGCACCACTGAAAAGCGATAGCTTGACCACGCAGATTTCTGATGATTCCACGGCTCAATTGGGATCCGCGATAGGAAATATCGTTGCTAAATCCAATATTAAAACTAGCGACATTGTGCTGACGGTTTTAATCTCGGGAATAGTACTGGGTGCCAGCCCTAGTCTGCGTCAGCAGATAATGACTGTTCTTTCGGAAGTGGCTAAATCCAAATCAAAGGATAAATAA
- a CDS encoding MEDS domain-containing protein has protein sequence MIDSGPGVLTDPISGNHIVKVCRDQGVKVNSVAQYVVKGLSNGEAVAIIARPSLRKALMDFFVTQGLDVQSFKDQGQIKFLDAEFLLSSLWMDDGIDAEAFEKFVSDPLGVMKLKYDKIRIFGEMVDVLWQKGAYDEAMQLEDRWNDLFKKIEFSLLCTYSFSHLDPSTYDEALERICRCHTHHIPLEVSDLSISSEANELLDSFGLAWKRIIEKFNSFTSVAPPIPPA, from the coding sequence ATGATTGATTCTGGACCCGGAGTGTTAACAGATCCCATTTCTGGTAATCACATTGTTAAAGTGTGCCGAGATCAAGGTGTGAAAGTTAATTCAGTTGCACAATACGTCGTTAAGGGGCTAAGTAACGGTGAAGCTGTAGCTATTATTGCCAGACCCTCATTGAGAAAAGCTCTCATGGACTTTTTTGTGACTCAAGGTCTCGATGTGCAGTCTTTTAAGGACCAGGGTCAAATAAAATTCTTAGATGCGGAATTCCTGCTATCAAGCTTATGGATGGATGACGGAATAGATGCAGAAGCTTTCGAAAAATTCGTTTCAGATCCCCTTGGGGTCATGAAACTAAAATATGACAAAATTCGTATCTTTGGTGAAATGGTTGACGTGCTTTGGCAAAAAGGAGCATATGACGAGGCTATGCAGCTTGAGGATCGATGGAATGATTTATTCAAAAAAATTGAATTTTCACTACTTTGCACCTATTCTTTTAGCCATCTCGACCCCAGCACCTATGATGAAGCTTTGGAGCGTATCTGTAGGTGTCATACACATCACATTCCGTTAGAAGTTTCTGACCTCTCCATATCGTCTGAGGCGAATGAATTATTAGATAGTTTTGGATTGGCATGGAAGCGTATTATTGAGAAATTTAATTCATTCACTTCCGTTGCGCCGCCTATTCCCCCTGCTTAA
- a CDS encoding di-heme-cytochrome C peroxidase, with product MKQSLKSSRNQLLSFILTLFIFAGVSACTLIPETDPERGATTVTQDLFGDSYTTVKYLDQGWDIADSLWFYTTTQGSNLMPYDFFMALEQPKKPGLFRADENMNLYRYLPQKATSSNPDALPVGWVKDSYKDKEYIGLTCAACHTGQINYNGVGIRIDGGPASADMDSIMKDIAKAMHYTQRNEEKKDRFIKNVLARGNYKSETEVLSDLEKYKQRLSSYITINRSIDDDGNNVPYGYARLDAFGRIYNRVLEHLVNDKVLKELLSDGGALGNTGMTEAELNKIMQNVDQIMTGDQRDHLVERLTKTLEWEQLGKLRQKLFNPPNAPVSYPFLWDIPQHDYVQWNGLAANAGLGPLGRNTGEVIGVFGTLDWKEEKGFSISTLIGGQAAGTKKISFDSSVNVHNLSRIESHLDKLQSPVWPKDILGEIDKERVFRGKLLFNQYCESCHARIDRSDPQRRIIAHMSRVSDVGTDPVMAKNGREYQGYSGILRNQYVSVGIGDILLDQKAPVAALLTKATLNVVATPDPDKWFLRRWTDWLVDIATAFVRNKINPSLKHGDYDPDTTVDPFASLNAYKARSLNGIWATAPYLHNGSVPTLYDLLLPKKREGDPEDDEYRPDEFQVGSREFDPEKVGLKSEGYKGFTFDTSLKGNSNAGHEYSSGGTAQSDGKILPKLNKEERLDLLEYLKIL from the coding sequence GTGAAACAATCATTAAAATCATCAAGAAATCAGCTGCTATCTTTTATTTTAACCTTGTTTATTTTCGCCGGAGTTTCTGCTTGCACACTAATCCCGGAAACCGATCCTGAACGCGGTGCAACTACTGTCACCCAAGATCTATTTGGAGATAGTTACACAACGGTAAAATACCTTGATCAAGGCTGGGATATTGCTGATAGCCTGTGGTTCTATACTACCACGCAAGGATCGAATCTGATGCCTTATGATTTTTTTATGGCATTGGAACAACCGAAAAAACCCGGGCTTTTTCGTGCCGATGAGAACATGAACCTCTATCGTTATCTCCCTCAGAAAGCAACCTCCAGCAATCCAGATGCATTGCCCGTCGGATGGGTTAAAGATAGTTACAAGGATAAAGAATACATAGGCTTAACTTGTGCGGCCTGCCACACCGGGCAAATAAATTATAACGGCGTAGGTATTCGTATTGATGGCGGCCCGGCCAGTGCAGACATGGATAGCATCATGAAGGATATTGCAAAAGCCATGCATTACACTCAAAGGAATGAGGAAAAGAAAGACCGATTTATCAAAAATGTCCTGGCGCGCGGTAATTACAAATCAGAAACTGAAGTATTAAGCGATCTGGAAAAATATAAGCAGCGTCTCTCCAGCTATATTACTATAAATCGCAGTATTGACGATGACGGTAACAATGTTCCCTACGGTTACGCGCGATTGGATGCGTTTGGTCGCATTTACAACCGTGTGCTGGAACACCTCGTCAATGATAAGGTGTTAAAAGAATTGTTGAGTGATGGTGGTGCGCTGGGCAATACTGGCATGACTGAAGCAGAGCTCAATAAAATCATGCAAAATGTAGACCAGATTATGACCGGCGATCAGCGTGATCATTTGGTTGAGCGTCTTACCAAAACACTCGAGTGGGAACAATTAGGGAAATTGCGTCAGAAATTGTTTAACCCGCCTAACGCACCTGTCAGCTATCCTTTTTTATGGGACATTCCACAACATGATTATGTGCAGTGGAACGGGTTGGCTGCCAATGCCGGGTTAGGTCCTCTTGGACGCAATACCGGGGAAGTTATCGGGGTTTTTGGTACGTTGGATTGGAAAGAAGAAAAAGGATTTAGTATTTCAACCCTTATCGGCGGACAAGCCGCTGGAACTAAAAAAATTAGCTTTGATTCTTCTGTAAATGTGCATAATCTAAGCAGAATTGAGTCACATCTGGATAAACTGCAGTCCCCTGTATGGCCGAAAGATATTCTGGGAGAAATAGACAAGGAGCGTGTTTTTCGGGGCAAGCTATTGTTCAATCAGTATTGTGAAAGCTGCCATGCCAGAATTGATCGCTCCGATCCGCAACGTCGCATCATTGCACATATGTCCCGAGTCAGCGACGTAGGAACAGATCCTGTTATGGCCAAAAACGGCAGGGAATATCAGGGCTATTCCGGTATTTTGCGCAACCAATATGTGAGCGTGGGTATTGGGGATATTCTACTCGACCAGAAAGCACCCGTTGCCGCATTATTGACAAAAGCGACCTTAAATGTAGTAGCTACTCCCGATCCCGACAAATGGTTTCTTCGACGTTGGACCGATTGGCTTGTAGATATCGCCACAGCATTTGTTCGTAATAAAATTAACCCTTCGCTTAAGCACGGCGATTATGACCCGGACACAACCGTCGATCCGTTTGCTTCATTAAACGCTTATAAGGCGAGATCATTAAATGGCATTTGGGCAACAGCACCTTATTTGCACAACGGGTCAGTACCAACACTCTACGATTTATTACTGCCAAAAAAACGCGAAGGCGATCCAGAAGATGATGAATATCGTCCTGACGAGTTCCAAGTGGGATCGCGTGAATTCGACCCTGAAAAAGTTGGCCTTAAAAGTGAAGGATACAAAGGTTTTACCTTTGATACCAGTTTAAAGGGTAATAGTAATGCGGGTCACGAGTACTCATCCGGCGGGACAGCTCAATCTGATGGTAAGATTTTGCCGAAACTCAATAAAGAGGAACGGTTGGATCTGCTTGAATATCTCAAAATTCTGTAA
- a CDS encoding catalase family protein, translating into MHSFPIRSIFPVPAVFLSLLMLLTACGAPSESSLVGTVRSNIQLAQYDSSIEYDAEIGESPWPDEEAATLAIKEIIEQTVRSRYMSNLPALRHVHPKAHGCVLADFRVNETLQDEHQHGVFQANALYKAWIRFSNSDSDPFREDKEGDGRGMSIKLMGIPGEKLLPDERSTQDFLMISHPAFFINDPQKYLGLVQSLSSSNLLSQLSVPLSLGIEGSIIAAKINSKKIANPLYTRYWSAVPYQLGSGSYRRAMKYSVRPCNQLDNTPQEIQFKDPNYLRAAMKQHLSTNDACFEFLIQTRDTGTAAGAALSIERVTNEWKESEAPFFQVATIIIPQQEFDNPEQHKFCENLSYTPWHAVLEHRPLGGVNRIRKVVYSSLANLRHSMNAVQPIEPTGNENF; encoded by the coding sequence ATGCATTCATTCCCTATTCGTTCAATCTTTCCAGTTCCAGCGGTTTTTTTATCATTATTGATGTTGCTAACCGCTTGCGGAGCTCCATCGGAAAGCTCGTTGGTAGGCACAGTGCGATCCAACATTCAACTGGCACAATATGACAGTAGCATTGAGTATGATGCAGAAATTGGCGAATCACCCTGGCCAGATGAGGAAGCAGCAACATTGGCCATTAAAGAGATTATTGAACAGACGGTCAGGTCACGTTATATGAGTAATCTTCCTGCATTGCGCCATGTTCACCCTAAAGCGCATGGCTGTGTGTTGGCGGATTTCCGGGTCAATGAAACGCTTCAAGATGAACATCAGCATGGCGTCTTCCAGGCTAATGCCCTTTATAAAGCCTGGATTCGTTTCTCAAACAGCGATAGTGATCCATTCCGTGAAGACAAAGAAGGGGACGGACGAGGAATGTCCATCAAATTGATGGGAATTCCCGGCGAAAAACTCCTGCCCGATGAGCGTAGTACTCAGGATTTCTTAATGATTAGTCATCCTGCATTCTTCATTAACGATCCACAGAAATATTTAGGCTTAGTCCAGTCGCTCAGCAGCTCGAATCTGCTGAGTCAATTATCGGTACCTCTCTCGCTGGGCATTGAGGGATCAATCATTGCGGCGAAGATCAACAGTAAAAAGATTGCGAATCCACTTTACACACGGTATTGGTCTGCAGTGCCTTATCAACTCGGTTCAGGATCATACCGCCGTGCAATGAAATATTCCGTAAGACCCTGTAATCAATTGGATAACACTCCCCAGGAGATCCAGTTTAAGGATCCTAATTACCTGCGTGCAGCGATGAAGCAACATCTGAGTACGAACGATGCTTGTTTTGAGTTTTTGATTCAGACGCGCGATACCGGTACAGCAGCAGGAGCTGCGCTCAGTATCGAAAGAGTCACGAACGAGTGGAAAGAAAGTGAGGCGCCCTTCTTTCAGGTTGCAACTATCATCATTCCCCAACAGGAATTTGATAATCCGGAACAGCATAAATTTTGCGAAAATCTTTCATATACGCCTTGGCATGCTGTACTCGAACATCGTCCACTCGGTGGAGTCAACCGGATTCGGAAAGTCGTTTATTCTTCCCTTGCGAATCTCAGACACAGTATGAACGCTGTCCAGCCTATTGAACCAACAGGTAATGAAAATTTCTGA
- a CDS encoding TerC family protein, with translation MFEWLTSPEAWIALGTLTALEIVLGIDNIIFISILVGRLPENQRAYARRMGLGLAMIARLALLFSISWVMGLTEPWVTVFGYEISGRDIILVGGGLFLIAKATHEIHNSLEGVEERGAHVVVSGLGMVLLQIAVLDIVFSLDSVITAVGLVDEVTLMAIAIILAVLVMLVAAKTIGDFVDGHPTIKILALSFLILVGVTLMVEGFGVHVPKGYIYFAMAFSVTVEILNLRMRKRQAEPVKLYKKISKKHDV, from the coding sequence GTGTTTGAATGGCTGACAAGTCCTGAGGCCTGGATTGCATTGGGTACCTTAACCGCGTTAGAGATTGTCCTGGGAATCGACAATATTATCTTCATTTCCATTCTTGTCGGACGGCTTCCTGAGAATCAACGGGCTTACGCTAGAAGAATGGGGCTTGGGCTCGCAATGATAGCGCGCTTGGCATTGCTATTTTCAATTTCCTGGGTTATGGGTTTAACCGAACCATGGGTTACGGTTTTTGGCTATGAGATTTCCGGGCGCGATATCATTTTGGTCGGAGGAGGTTTGTTTTTAATTGCCAAAGCGACACATGAAATTCACAATAGTTTGGAAGGGGTCGAGGAGCGAGGGGCTCATGTGGTGGTTTCCGGCCTGGGGATGGTTCTGCTTCAGATTGCGGTTTTGGATATTGTATTTTCTTTGGATTCAGTCATTACGGCGGTTGGATTGGTTGATGAAGTCACCCTCATGGCGATTGCCATCATATTGGCAGTGTTGGTGATGCTGGTGGCGGCAAAAACGATTGGAGATTTTGTGGACGGACATCCCACGATCAAAATTCTTGCACTATCTTTTCTGATCCTGGTGGGCGTTACTCTGATGGTGGAAGGATTTGGGGTTCATGTGCCTAAGGGTTACATTTATTTTGCAATGGCTTTTTCCGTTACCGTAGAGATTCTCAATCTTCGGATGCGAAAAAGACAAGCGGAGCCCGTCAAGCTCTACAAAAAGATTTCAAAAAAGCATGACGTCTAA
- a CDS encoding DUF4112 domain-containing protein, with translation MNKVQIEQSKDKLNRLAWLLDNTFRIPGTQIRFGLDGLIGLIPGIGDAAGAVISSHILTQAAQMGVPKSILLKMAFNIGLDAILGIIPVLGDVSDFMWKANQRNVQLLNDYLEQPEKTVTHSRLFVGLLGFVAFCGVAFISMLGFLLIRWLWLSVEGN, from the coding sequence ATGAATAAAGTTCAGATCGAACAATCAAAAGATAAGCTGAATCGATTGGCATGGTTATTAGACAACACTTTCCGTATTCCAGGAACACAAATACGGTTTGGTCTGGATGGACTGATCGGATTGATTCCCGGGATCGGGGATGCCGCAGGGGCAGTAATCTCAAGTCACATTCTGACACAAGCAGCTCAAATGGGCGTTCCCAAGTCAATCCTTCTAAAAATGGCTTTCAATATCGGATTAGATGCGATCTTGGGAATAATTCCTGTGTTAGGGGATGTCTCGGATTTCATGTGGAAAGCCAATCAACGTAATGTTCAATTGCTCAATGATTATCTTGAACAACCGGAAAAAACGGTAACGCACAGTCGTCTTTTTGTGGGACTATTGGGTTTCGTGGCATTTTGCGGTGTAGCTTTTATCAGTATGCTAGGCTTTCTGTTGATACGTTGGCTTTGGTTGTCAGTCGAAGGAAACTGA
- a CDS encoding AI-2E family transporter — protein MNTKEYILQFARLVVIAILLMGCYQILHPFIPAIVFAMVVCISTWPIHLQLRRALGGNTTLASLLMIGGMILLVIIPSALLAFSLADNVTAIIDAVKVFMQQGSIEPPAWLKDTPFFGEQFIRYWKGLMSGGKEVGMLLTGLLEPLKNFLLNLGNVIGKSLLQMVFAAFIGFFFYRDGEALIQMLHNGVAKLLDGSLGTDPLVQIHNTVTGVVYGIFGSALAQAIAAMIGFLIAGVSASGAFLLGSATFFLSVIPMGPSLIWGGVSVWFLYEGSYGWAVFTVLWGIFVISSIDNFVRPYLISRGSNLSFLLVVLGASGGIIAYGFIGIFIGPPILAIGITLVQLWTSQPLPPIKITQTNHQH, from the coding sequence ATGAACACAAAGGAATATATTCTGCAGTTTGCCCGGCTAGTTGTAATCGCCATTCTGCTTATGGGTTGTTACCAGATTCTTCATCCATTTATTCCCGCGATCGTGTTCGCGATGGTGGTATGTATTTCGACTTGGCCGATTCATCTGCAGTTGCGCAGGGCATTAGGCGGAAACACCACGCTAGCGTCACTGTTGATGATAGGGGGAATGATACTGCTGGTGATCATTCCATCAGCGTTGCTTGCTTTCAGTCTGGCAGACAATGTTACCGCCATAATCGATGCCGTCAAAGTGTTTATGCAACAAGGTTCGATTGAACCCCCTGCATGGCTTAAAGATACTCCATTCTTTGGTGAGCAATTTATCCGCTACTGGAAAGGATTGATGTCAGGAGGGAAAGAAGTAGGCATGCTGCTCACCGGATTGCTTGAACCGCTCAAGAATTTTCTCCTTAATCTGGGTAATGTGATCGGCAAGAGTTTGTTGCAAATGGTTTTTGCCGCATTTATTGGTTTCTTTTTCTATCGTGACGGTGAAGCGCTGATACAAATGCTGCACAATGGGGTCGCGAAACTTCTGGATGGCAGTCTTGGCACTGATCCTTTAGTGCAAATTCACAATACGGTTACAGGAGTGGTGTATGGTATTTTTGGTTCAGCGTTGGCACAAGCTATAGCGGCTATGATAGGTTTTCTTATCGCAGGAGTATCGGCATCAGGTGCGTTTTTACTTGGCTCTGCGACTTTTTTTCTCTCAGTAATACCCATGGGACCCTCTTTAATTTGGGGAGGTGTCAGTGTCTGGTTTCTCTATGAAGGATCCTACGGGTGGGCGGTTTTCACGGTGTTGTGGGGTATTTTTGTGATCAGTAGTATTGACAATTTTGTCAGGCCTTATCTCATCAGTCGCGGAAGTAATCTATCTTTCCTATTGGTTGTTCTTGGTGCATCGGGAGGTATCATAGCTTATGGTTTTATCGGTATTTTCATCGGTCCTCCCATTCTGGCTATAGGGATCACTTTAGTGCAGTTATGGACGTCGCAGCCTTTACCTCCAATTAAAATTACTCAAACAAATCATCAACATTAA
- a CDS encoding DMT family transporter, which translates to MQHWIFLSVAIISEVIATSCLKASEGFTRLWPSLVVIVGYVLAFYLLSLTLKTIPVGVAYAIWSGAGLVLIALSGWVFFGQSLDIPAMVGLILIVAGIVVINMFSQTVSL; encoded by the coding sequence ATGCAGCACTGGATTTTTCTTTCAGTCGCGATTATCAGTGAAGTGATTGCAACCTCGTGTCTGAAGGCATCTGAGGGATTTACCCGCTTGTGGCCATCCCTTGTAGTGATTGTGGGTTATGTGTTGGCTTTTTATTTGCTTTCTCTGACGCTCAAAACCATTCCGGTGGGGGTAGCTTATGCCATTTGGTCCGGTGCCGGATTGGTATTAATTGCGTTGAGCGGCTGGGTTTTTTTCGGGCAGTCGTTAGATATCCCCGCTATGGTCGGTTTGATTCTAATTGTTGCGGGGATTGTGGTGATCAATATGTTTTCGCAGACTGTTTCGCTTTGA